One window of Amaranthus tricolor cultivar Red isolate AtriRed21 chromosome 11, ASM2621246v1, whole genome shotgun sequence genomic DNA carries:
- the LOC130827541 gene encoding alcohol-forming fatty acyl-CoA reductase-like isoform X1, with product MSSVLNFLENKSILITGGAGFLAKIFAEKVLRTQPNVKKLYLLIRAADNKSALLRLQNEVIGKALFKVLKQKMGSNFNSFISEKISVVAGDITCEDLGIKECNIKEQLWREIDVIVNLAATTNFDERYDLSLYLNTFGAKHVLDFAKKCTNFQVLVQVSTAYVSGERGGLIQESPYYKGDTLNGRPGLDFEFEKKLIKEKLQDLEAEGANEEAIKYVMRDMGLERAKHWGWPNVYVFTKALGEMFLMHEKGDIPLVILRPTIVTSTFKEPFAGWVEGIRTIDSLAVAYGKGRLPCFVGDPDSVVDVIPGDMVSNAILVAAMIHANEKGNPRIYQVGSSVKNPTTFSTLHEVAYQYFQRHPWINKEGKPIQVGHVRVLGSMDSFKRYLTLHYLLPLKALELANIAFCQSFKGTFMEQTRKINFVMRLIDIYRPYLFFKGIYDDSNTEKLRIAARNRGVETDIFYFDPKAIDWEDYFMNIHLPGLVKYVFK from the exons ATGTCTAGTGTTTTAAATTTCTTGGaaaataaatccattttaaTTACTGGTGGAGCTGGATTTTTAGCAAAAA taTTTGCAGAGAAAGTGCTAAGGACTCAACCAAATGTTAAAAAGCTCTATCTTTTAATTAGGGCAGCAGATAATAAATCAGCTTTACTAAGATTGCAGAATGAG GTAATTGGAAAAGCCTTGTTCAAGGTTCTAAAGCAAAAGATGGGTTCAAACTTTAATTCCTTCATATCAGAAAAGATTAGTGTGGTGGCAGGTGACATTACTTGTgaagatttaggaattaaagaatgTAATATTAAGGAACAATTATGGAGGGAAATTGATGTTATTGTCAACTTAGCTGCAACTACCAACTTTGATGAGAG GTACGATTTATCATTGTATCTCAATACGTTTGGAGCTAAGCATGTCCTGGATTTTGCTAAGAAATGCACCAATTTTCAGGTTTTAGTACAAGTATCAACAG CTTATGTATCGGGTGAAAGGGGAGGACTAATACAAGAGAGTCCCTACTACAAGGGTGATACCCTTAACGGGAGACCTGGtcttgactttgaatttgagaaaaagcttattaaagaaaaattacaagACCTTGAAGCTGAGGGTGCTAATGAAGAAGCTATCAAATATGTTATGAGGGACATGGGACTTGAGAG gGCAAAGCATTGGGGATGGCCAAATGTGTATGTATTTACAAAGGCATTAGGAGAGATGTTTCTAATGCATGAAAAAGGAGATATCCCTCTTGTCATACTTCGTCCTACAATTGTAACCAGCACTTTCAAAGAACCTTTCGCAGGTTGGGTTGAAGGTATTAG GACAATTGATAGTTTAGCTGTTGCATATGGCAAAGGGAGGTTGCCTTGCTTTGTTGGTGACCCTGATTCTGTTGTTGATGTG ATTCCAGGTGATATGGTATCGAATGCGATTCTAGTAGCAGCAATGATACATGCAAATGAAAAGGGAAATCCAAGGATATACCAAGTTGGATCATCTGTTAAAAACCCAACAACATTTTCAACGTTGCATGAAGTTGCATACCAGTATTTTCAACGCCATCCATGGATTAACAAGGAAGGAAAACCTATCCAAGTTGGTCATGTTAGGGTTCTTGGCTCTATGGATAGCTTCAAGAGATACCTTACTCTTCATTACCTCCTTCCCTTGAAG GCACTAGAATTAGCAAATATTGCATTTTGCCAATCTTTTAAAGGCACATTCATGGAACAAACAAGAAAAATCAACTTTGTGATGCGGTTGATAGACATTTACAGGCCATATTTATTCTTCAAGGGCAT aTACGATGACAGCAACACCGAGAAATTAAGAATTGCAGCAAGAAATAGAGGAGTAGAAACAGACATTTTCTACTTTGATCCAAAGGCTATTGATTGGGAAGATTACTTCATGAATATTCATCTTCCTGGTTTAGTCAAATATGTTTTCAAGTga
- the LOC130827541 gene encoding alcohol-forming fatty acyl-CoA reductase-like isoform X2, producing MSSVLNFLENKSILITGGAGFLAKKKVLRTQPNVKKLYLLIRAADNKSALLRLQNEVIGKALFKVLKQKMGSNFNSFISEKISVVAGDITCEDLGIKECNIKEQLWREIDVIVNLAATTNFDERYDLSLYLNTFGAKHVLDFAKKCTNFQVLVQVSTAYVSGERGGLIQESPYYKGDTLNGRPGLDFEFEKKLIKEKLQDLEAEGANEEAIKYVMRDMGLERAKHWGWPNVYVFTKALGEMFLMHEKGDIPLVILRPTIVTSTFKEPFAGWVEGIRTIDSLAVAYGKGRLPCFVGDPDSVVDVIPGDMVSNAILVAAMIHANEKGNPRIYQVGSSVKNPTTFSTLHEVAYQYFQRHPWINKEGKPIQVGHVRVLGSMDSFKRYLTLHYLLPLKALELANIAFCQSFKGTFMEQTRKINFVMRLIDIYRPYLFFKGIYDDSNTEKLRIAARNRGVETDIFYFDPKAIDWEDYFMNIHLPGLVKYVFK from the exons ATGTCTAGTGTTTTAAATTTCTTGGaaaataaatccattttaaTTACTGGTGGAGCTGGATTTTTAGCAAAAA AGAAAGTGCTAAGGACTCAACCAAATGTTAAAAAGCTCTATCTTTTAATTAGGGCAGCAGATAATAAATCAGCTTTACTAAGATTGCAGAATGAG GTAATTGGAAAAGCCTTGTTCAAGGTTCTAAAGCAAAAGATGGGTTCAAACTTTAATTCCTTCATATCAGAAAAGATTAGTGTGGTGGCAGGTGACATTACTTGTgaagatttaggaattaaagaatgTAATATTAAGGAACAATTATGGAGGGAAATTGATGTTATTGTCAACTTAGCTGCAACTACCAACTTTGATGAGAG GTACGATTTATCATTGTATCTCAATACGTTTGGAGCTAAGCATGTCCTGGATTTTGCTAAGAAATGCACCAATTTTCAGGTTTTAGTACAAGTATCAACAG CTTATGTATCGGGTGAAAGGGGAGGACTAATACAAGAGAGTCCCTACTACAAGGGTGATACCCTTAACGGGAGACCTGGtcttgactttgaatttgagaaaaagcttattaaagaaaaattacaagACCTTGAAGCTGAGGGTGCTAATGAAGAAGCTATCAAATATGTTATGAGGGACATGGGACTTGAGAG gGCAAAGCATTGGGGATGGCCAAATGTGTATGTATTTACAAAGGCATTAGGAGAGATGTTTCTAATGCATGAAAAAGGAGATATCCCTCTTGTCATACTTCGTCCTACAATTGTAACCAGCACTTTCAAAGAACCTTTCGCAGGTTGGGTTGAAGGTATTAG GACAATTGATAGTTTAGCTGTTGCATATGGCAAAGGGAGGTTGCCTTGCTTTGTTGGTGACCCTGATTCTGTTGTTGATGTG ATTCCAGGTGATATGGTATCGAATGCGATTCTAGTAGCAGCAATGATACATGCAAATGAAAAGGGAAATCCAAGGATATACCAAGTTGGATCATCTGTTAAAAACCCAACAACATTTTCAACGTTGCATGAAGTTGCATACCAGTATTTTCAACGCCATCCATGGATTAACAAGGAAGGAAAACCTATCCAAGTTGGTCATGTTAGGGTTCTTGGCTCTATGGATAGCTTCAAGAGATACCTTACTCTTCATTACCTCCTTCCCTTGAAG GCACTAGAATTAGCAAATATTGCATTTTGCCAATCTTTTAAAGGCACATTCATGGAACAAACAAGAAAAATCAACTTTGTGATGCGGTTGATAGACATTTACAGGCCATATTTATTCTTCAAGGGCAT aTACGATGACAGCAACACCGAGAAATTAAGAATTGCAGCAAGAAATAGAGGAGTAGAAACAGACATTTTCTACTTTGATCCAAAGGCTATTGATTGGGAAGATTACTTCATGAATATTCATCTTCCTGGTTTAGTCAAATATGTTTTCAAGTga